In Cyanobium sp. WAJ14-Wanaka, a single genomic region encodes these proteins:
- the rbfA gene encoding 30S ribosome-binding factor RbfA has translation MAQSRRVERVASMIRREISEMLVAGIRDERVSQGMVSVTNVEVAGDLQHCKIFVSVFGSEDERQEAIAGLKSATPFVKGELGRRLKMRRTPDVLFVLDRGLERGTSVLSLLNKLEEVRLEKGEPPEGSDL, from the coding sequence ATGGCCCAAAGCCGAAGGGTGGAGCGCGTGGCCTCCATGATCCGCCGCGAAATCAGCGAAATGCTGGTAGCTGGCATCAGGGACGAAAGGGTTAGCCAGGGCATGGTGAGCGTCACCAACGTGGAGGTGGCTGGCGATCTGCAGCACTGCAAGATTTTTGTGAGTGTCTTCGGCAGCGAAGACGAGCGCCAGGAGGCCATTGCCGGCCTCAAATCGGCCACGCCATTTGTGAAGGGGGAATTGGGCAGGCGGCTGAAGATGCGCCGCACCCCCGATGTGTTGTTTGTGCTCGACCGTGGACTCGAAAGGGGCACTTCTGTCTTGAGCCTGCTCAACAAGCTGGAAGAGGTGCGCCTGGAGAAGGGCGAGCCCCCCGAGGGCAGTGACCTCTGA
- a CDS encoding glutathione S-transferase family protein yields MQLHQFRHSPFCAKVRLVLAFKRLDYSVVEVTPGLGQISLFQLSGQRQVPVLVDGPEVIADSSAVALYLEDKFPTPALLPADPLLRSRALLLEDWADTSLASGARMALLQAAALDPQLRSELLPEATPELVKQFVDKVPNRLFGGLGDALGSVMGAAERQHLQANLQQLAVMVAAGPYLVGSSLSLADLAVAAQLAFCQVPGLADHPLLEPLFSWRDRIEAETSAA; encoded by the coding sequence ATGCAGCTGCACCAGTTTCGCCATTCCCCCTTCTGCGCCAAGGTGCGTTTGGTGCTGGCCTTCAAGCGCCTCGACTACAGCGTGGTCGAGGTGACGCCAGGGTTGGGCCAGATTTCCCTGTTCCAGCTTTCCGGCCAGCGCCAGGTACCGGTTCTGGTGGATGGCCCGGAGGTGATTGCCGATTCCAGTGCCGTTGCCCTCTATTTAGAAGATAAATTCCCCACCCCGGCCCTGCTGCCCGCCGATCCCCTCCTGCGTTCCAGGGCGCTGCTCCTGGAGGATTGGGCCGACACCTCCCTGGCCTCGGGCGCCCGCATGGCCCTGCTCCAGGCCGCTGCCCTCGACCCCCAGTTGCGCTCCGAGCTGTTGCCTGAGGCCACCCCTGAATTGGTCAAGCAGTTTGTCGACAAGGTGCCAAATCGTCTGTTTGGCGGCCTTGGTGATGCCCTCGGCAGCGTGATGGGTGCTGCGGAACGCCAGCACCTGCAGGCCAACCTCCAGCAACTGGCAGTGATGGTGGCCGCTGGCCCCTACCTGGTGGGTTCTTCCCTCAGCCTTGCCGACCTGGCGGTGGCTGCCCAACTGGCTTTTTGCCAGGTGCCGGGCCTGGCAGATCACCCCCTGTTGGAGCCGCTGTTTAGCTGGCGTGATCGGATCGAAGCCGAGACATCCGCAGCCTGA
- a CDS encoding dihydrofolate reductase family protein, which yields MNRPELRLVLATSLDGRLAPPEGGAAHLGGQGDRRALEEALAWADGCLIGAETLRRHGSTCLIRAADLLAQRLAAGRSPQPAALVLSRTGQLPAELPFFQQPLERWLLVPPGLEIPANGQFQRHWPLGPWPDLWAGCWQAGLERLVVLGGAQVASQLLAGHWIDELQLTLCPSLLGGPHGWIPWHGGEAFGGSSWRLVEHRPLGGEELLLRYRRA from the coding sequence TTGAATCGGCCCGAGCTGCGCTTGGTCCTGGCGACCAGCCTGGATGGGCGCCTGGCGCCGCCAGAGGGGGGTGCGGCCCATTTGGGTGGCCAGGGGGACCGGCGGGCCCTGGAGGAGGCCCTGGCCTGGGCTGATGGCTGCCTGATTGGCGCCGAGACCCTGCGTCGCCACGGCAGTACCTGTTTGATTCGAGCAGCCGATCTGCTGGCGCAGCGCCTGGCGGCAGGCCGATCGCCCCAGCCAGCGGCCCTGGTGCTCAGCCGCACTGGCCAGCTGCCCGCCGAATTGCCCTTTTTTCAGCAGCCCCTGGAGCGCTGGCTGTTGGTGCCCCCAGGCCTGGAAATCCCAGCCAACGGGCAATTTCAGCGGCACTGGCCCCTGGGCCCTTGGCCGGATCTGTGGGCCGGCTGCTGGCAAGCGGGCCTCGAGCGGTTGGTGGTCCTGGGTGGGGCCCAGGTGGCCAGCCAGCTGTTGGCGGGGCATTGGATCGACGAGCTCCAGCTCACCCTCTGCCCCTCCCTGCTGGGCGGTCCCCATGGCTGGATCCCCTGGCACGGGGGGGAGGCCTTTGGCGGCAGCAGCTGGCGCCTGGTTGAGCACAGGCCCCTTGGCGGAGAAGAATTGCTCCTGCGCTACCGGCGGGCCTAG
- a CDS encoding shikimate kinase, translated as MTAAPYSSLAKRLAGLNLYLVGMMGTGKSAVGRPLATALSYRFIDADSTLERAAGRTIAEIFASDGESDFRQLETGVLNQIASWHSLVVATGGGVVTRPENWGHLRQGVVIWLDASAERLLERIQQDPTPRPLMQSPDPGARLRELIAQRQALYAQADLVIRQRDETPQEVAEAVLTALPTILKARDEAPQQPAVLRNGDGELTQSLN; from the coding sequence ATGACCGCCGCCCCCTACAGCAGCCTGGCCAAGCGCCTGGCAGGCCTCAACCTCTATCTGGTGGGGATGATGGGCACGGGCAAAAGCGCGGTGGGGCGGCCCTTAGCCACGGCCCTGAGCTACCGGTTCATCGATGCCGACAGCACCCTCGAACGGGCCGCCGGACGGACAATTGCCGAGATCTTTGCCAGCGATGGGGAAAGCGACTTTCGCCAGCTGGAAACGGGCGTTCTGAACCAAATTGCCAGCTGGCATTCCCTGGTGGTGGCCACGGGCGGTGGAGTGGTGACCAGGCCGGAAAACTGGGGTCATCTGCGCCAGGGGGTGGTGATCTGGCTCGATGCCAGTGCGGAGCGCCTGCTGGAGCGGATCCAGCAGGACCCCACGCCGCGGCCGCTGATGCAGAGCCCGGATCCGGGTGCCCGGCTCAGGGAACTAATCGCCCAACGCCAAGCCCTATACGCCCAGGCGGATCTGGTGATCCGGCAACGGGATGAAACCCCCCAGGAGGTGGCGGAAGCGGTGCTGACGGCCCTCCCCACGATCCTCAAAGCCCGGGACGAGGCCCCCCAGCAGCCGGCGGTGCTGCGCAATGGGGATGGGGAGCTGACCCAGTCGCTCAACTAG
- a CDS encoding 6-carboxytetrahydropterin synthase, with protein sequence MPSHGQGRPCVITRRATFSASHLYCLPELDGEQNRARFGPCSIAPGHGHNYELVVAMAGPLDADGMVLNLSDVKHAIRSEVTAQLDFRFLNDTWPEFDLSLPGGCLPTTEALALAIWRRLAPHLPVVGLRLFEQSNLWADLLADSMEAFLSIRTHFAAAHRLARPELSQGENEEIYGKCARPHGHGHNYLLDVTVRGSIDSRTGMVCDLAALQQLVQDLVVEPFDHTFLNKDVAFFADCVPTAENIALHIADLLQGPIAEIGAKLHKVRLQESPNNAAEVFAESPRLEMVPAALEALVAG encoded by the coding sequence ATGCCAAGCCATGGCCAGGGTCGGCCCTGCGTGATTACGCGGCGAGCCACCTTTAGTGCCAGTCATCTCTATTGCCTTCCGGAGTTGGATGGCGAGCAAAACCGGGCCCGCTTTGGGCCCTGCAGCATCGCCCCAGGCCACGGCCACAACTACGAATTGGTGGTGGCCATGGCGGGCCCCCTCGATGCCGATGGCATGGTGCTCAACCTCTCTGACGTGAAGCACGCCATTCGCTCCGAGGTGACGGCCCAGCTGGATTTCCGTTTTCTCAACGACACCTGGCCCGAGTTCGATCTCAGCCTCCCCGGCGGCTGCCTACCCACCACCGAAGCCCTGGCCCTGGCCATTTGGCGGCGCCTGGCGCCCCATTTGCCCGTGGTGGGTCTTCGCCTGTTTGAACAATCCAACCTCTGGGCCGACCTGCTGGCCGATTCCATGGAAGCTTTCCTCTCGATCCGCACCCACTTCGCCGCCGCCCACCGCCTGGCCCGGCCCGAGCTCTCCCAGGGGGAAAACGAAGAGATCTACGGAAAGTGCGCCCGGCCCCATGGCCACGGCCACAACTACCTGCTTGATGTGACAGTGCGGGGTTCGATTGATTCGCGCACCGGCATGGTCTGTGACCTGGCGGCCCTGCAGCAGCTGGTTCAAGACCTGGTGGTGGAGCCCTTTGACCACACCTTCCTCAACAAGGACGTGGCCTTCTTCGCCGATTGCGTGCCCACGGCCGAAAACATCGCCCTGCACATTGCCGACCTGCTCCAGGGCCCCATCGCGGAGATCGGCGCCAAGCTCCACAAGGTGCGCCTGCAGGAAAGCCCGAACAACGCCGCCGAGGTGTTCGCAGAGTCACCGCGCCTCGAAATGGTGCCCGCAGCCCTGGAGGCCCTGGTCGCCGGTTGA
- a CDS encoding SRPBCC family protein, whose protein sequence is MGRWLEHSVTTQIDAPVEQVWEVWSDLEAMPQWMRWIESVTTLDDPDLTDWTLAAQGFRFHWKARITQRVEAQQLHWQSVGGLPTKGAVRFYPQEDGATSVKLSVSYELPGVLAPLMEPSILGGIVTKELQANLDRFRDLVQSRYPGPAAGGV, encoded by the coding sequence ATGGGCCGTTGGCTTGAGCACAGTGTGACCACCCAGATCGATGCCCCGGTGGAGCAGGTCTGGGAGGTGTGGAGTGATCTGGAGGCGATGCCCCAGTGGATGCGCTGGATTGAGTCGGTGACCACCCTCGATGATCCCGACCTCACCGACTGGACCCTGGCGGCCCAGGGTTTTCGCTTCCACTGGAAGGCACGGATTACCCAGCGGGTCGAGGCCCAGCAACTGCACTGGCAATCCGTTGGCGGGCTGCCCACCAAGGGGGCGGTGCGCTTCTATCCCCAGGAGGATGGCGCCACCTCCGTCAAGCTCAGCGTCAGCTATGAGCTGCCCGGGGTATTGGCACCCTTGATGGAACCGAGCATCCTGGGGGGAATAGTCACTAAGGAGCTCCAGGCCAACCTTGACCGTTTTCGCGACCTGGTGCAAAGCCGTTATCCCGGCCCTGCTGCTGGCGGGGTGTAG
- a CDS encoding chlororespiratory reduction protein 7, with the protein MSDPLLRALDHYVVLEPAGAERILTAAETLAWLETQLGELGALPADLRGLPTATQQAMRLLETACELELEPGRTIQWFAVRVEPPS; encoded by the coding sequence ATGTCCGATCCCCTGCTTCGAGCCCTCGACCACTACGTGGTGCTTGAGCCGGCGGGGGCCGAAAGGATTCTCACGGCCGCCGAAACCCTGGCTTGGCTGGAGACCCAGCTCGGTGAGCTGGGGGCCCTGCCTGCCGATTTACGGGGGCTACCAACGGCGACGCAGCAGGCCATGCGCCTGTTGGAAACGGCCTGTGAATTGGAGCTGGAGCCGGGGCGCACCATCCAGTGGTTTGCCGTGCGCGTTGAGCCTCCCAGTTGA
- a CDS encoding DUF751 family protein produces MKDFFLNVTRYPRYLVAFGLGLANSVLEPLAARGRNPVTAVALIGAGVSGMLSLALILHAMVNTSPVA; encoded by the coding sequence ATGAAGGACTTCTTCCTCAACGTGACCCGTTACCCGCGCTATTTGGTGGCGTTTGGGTTGGGATTGGCCAATTCGGTGCTGGAACCCCTAGCCGCCCGGGGCCGTAACCCCGTGACCGCCGTCGCCCTGATTGGGGCTGGCGTGAGCGGCATGCTCAGCCTGGCGTTGATCCTGCATGCGATGGTGAACACCTCACCGGTGGCTTAG
- a CDS encoding glycoside hydrolase family 3 N-terminal domain-containing protein, translating into MTSDLIRSLIVVRASGHLADGQRRYPRWELTNAELQRLLEEGVGGVILLGGSATEVRERTAQLRRWAGKPLLLCADVEEGVGQRFEGATWLVPPLALGQLHRRDPGRATALAERYGRCTGRDARALGLNWVLGPVCDVNNNPANPVINVRAWGEGPDAAAELAAGFCRGVQAEGVLACAKHFPGHGDTATDSHLELPLIAHSRDRLEAVELPPFRSAIAAGVAAVMTAHLMLPALDAELPATLSRAVLSGLLRQGLGFDGLIVTDALVMEAIAGRYGVGEAAVLALAAGADLVLMPGDADLAMAAIATALEEGRLDLKALEASAARRQRALASTEIATSPAGPPNLPPLEPDQALALELVQASLERQGPRWSRPRPGQASVNLIRCDNALSAPFLPLTAPALNLPGAAGMQTCLLDRHSPSPWSGDPQAPLALERLPGVAQPDSPAVLLQLFVRGNPFRGSAGAEEPWAEVVQQLQTRGQLAGLVVYGSPYLWQGLRPLLATQIPAAYSPGQMPLAQAEALASLGVGDTEGQGGFTD; encoded by the coding sequence GTGACCTCTGACCTAATCCGCAGCCTGATCGTGGTGCGCGCCAGCGGCCACCTGGCCGACGGCCAACGCCGCTATCCCCGCTGGGAACTGACCAACGCCGAGCTGCAGCGGCTGCTGGAAGAGGGGGTGGGCGGAGTGATCCTGCTGGGGGGCAGCGCCACGGAGGTTCGCGAACGCACCGCCCAGTTGCGCCGGTGGGCGGGCAAGCCCCTGCTGCTTTGTGCCGATGTGGAAGAGGGGGTGGGCCAGCGCTTTGAGGGGGCCACCTGGCTGGTGCCCCCCCTGGCCCTGGGCCAGCTGCACCGCCGCGACCCAGGCCGGGCCACGGCCCTGGCCGAGCGCTACGGCCGCTGCACGGGCAGGGATGCCAGGGCATTGGGCCTCAACTGGGTGCTGGGGCCGGTCTGTGACGTGAATAACAACCCGGCCAACCCGGTGATAAACGTGCGGGCCTGGGGCGAAGGGCCTGATGCCGCCGCCGAGCTGGCCGCCGGCTTCTGCCGTGGTGTCCAGGCCGAAGGGGTGCTGGCCTGCGCCAAGCATTTTCCCGGCCATGGCGACACCGCCACCGATTCGCACCTGGAGTTGCCGCTGATTGCCCACTCCCGAGATCGGCTGGAGGCGGTGGAGTTGCCCCCCTTCCGCTCGGCCATTGCCGCCGGAGTGGCAGCGGTGATGACGGCCCACCTGATGCTGCCGGCCCTTGATGCCGAGCTGCCGGCGACCCTGTCGCGGGCGGTGCTGAGCGGCCTGCTGCGCCAGGGACTGGGTTTCGACGGCCTGATCGTGACCGATGCGCTGGTGATGGAGGCAATTGCGGGCCGCTATGGGGTGGGCGAAGCGGCCGTGTTGGCCCTGGCGGCGGGTGCAGACCTGGTGCTGATGCCAGGCGATGCGGACCTGGCCATGGCGGCGATCGCCACCGCCCTGGAGGAGGGCAGATTGGACCTGAAGGCCCTGGAGGCTTCGGCCGCCCGACGGCAGCGGGCCCTGGCCTCCACCGAGATCGCCACTTCCCCAGCAGGCCCACCAAACCTGCCGCCCCTGGAGCCGGATCAGGCCCTGGCCCTGGAGTTGGTGCAGGCCAGCCTCGAGCGCCAGGGGCCCCGCTGGAGCCGGCCCAGACCCGGCCAGGCCAGCGTGAACCTGATCCGCTGCGACAACGCCCTATCGGCGCCCTTTTTGCCCCTAACGGCCCCGGCCCTGAACCTGCCTGGGGCCGCCGGCATGCAGACCTGCCTGCTCGATCGCCACTCCCCATCGCCCTGGAGCGGCGATCCCCAGGCGCCCCTGGCCCTGGAGCGCTTGCCAGGCGTTGCACAGCCGGACAGCCCGGCGGTGTTGCTCCAGCTTTTTGTGCGGGGCAACCCCTTTCGCGGCAGCGCTGGGGCCGAAGAACCCTGGGCCGAAGTGGTGCAGCAGTTGCAGACCCGCGGCCAACTGGCCGGGTTGGTGGTGTACGGCAGCCCCTATCTCTGGCAGGGCCTTAGGCCCCTGCTGGCCACCCAGATCCCCGCCGCCTACAGCCCTGGTCAAATGCCCCTCGCCCAGGCGGAAGCCCTGGCAAGCCTTGGGGTGGGCGACACTGAGGGCCAAGGCGGCTTCACCGACTAG
- a CDS encoding glycosyltransferase — MLSLSMIVRDEAERIEGCLASVAGFVDEMVLLDTGSLDDTVAIAQRCGAVVHHLAWPGDFAPARNAALEHLSGDWVLVLDADEQLQEAAKAPLQELMADPELLVINLLRFEQGALQSPYSSVSRLFRRHPALGWSRPYHSMIDDSVIALLEREPHWRVVDCPVPALVHDGYRPELLAAGQKAARLRQAMEADLAARPGDPYACAKLGSLEVGEGNLRRGLELLELGLTHCPAEAHPERYELLLHLGIALAPTDPQRAAELYQRALALPLPPRLLLAALLNLAALLLEAGQPAPAAQLCRQATQAAPEVALGWYNLGIAERQRGDVAGAIAAYGQVLKLDPNHASAQQNLGVALLLRGDIEGARLGLRRAIQLLVEQNRHDEAAALQQQAGAMVNLNAPGVP; from the coding sequence ATGCTCAGCCTTTCGATGATCGTGCGGGATGAGGCCGAGCGGATCGAAGGCTGTCTGGCTTCGGTGGCAGGTTTTGTCGATGAAATGGTGCTGCTCGACACCGGCTCCCTCGACGACACCGTGGCCATTGCCCAGCGCTGCGGCGCCGTGGTGCACCACCTGGCCTGGCCGGGGGATTTTGCACCGGCTCGCAATGCCGCCCTCGAGCACCTGAGCGGCGACTGGGTGCTGGTGCTGGATGCCGATGAGCAGCTGCAGGAGGCCGCCAAGGCCCCCCTGCAGGAGCTGATGGCCGATCCAGAGCTGCTGGTGATCAACCTGCTGCGCTTTGAGCAGGGGGCCCTGCAGTCGCCCTATTCGAGTGTGAGTCGCCTGTTTAGGCGCCATCCAGCCCTGGGCTGGAGCCGGCCATATCACTCAATGATCGACGACAGCGTGATTGCCCTGCTGGAGCGGGAACCCCATTGGCGGGTGGTCGATTGCCCGGTGCCGGCCCTGGTGCACGACGGCTACCGACCCGAACTATTGGCGGCGGGCCAAAAGGCGGCCCGGCTGCGGCAGGCCATGGAGGCCGACCTGGCCGCACGCCCCGGCGATCCCTATGCCTGCGCCAAGTTGGGCAGCCTGGAGGTGGGCGAAGGAAATCTGCGGCGAGGGCTCGAGCTGCTGGAGCTGGGGCTGACCCATTGCCCGGCAGAAGCCCATCCCGAGCGCTACGAACTGCTGCTGCACCTGGGGATTGCCCTGGCGCCAACCGATCCCCAAAGGGCCGCCGAGCTCTACCAACGGGCCCTGGCCCTGCCCCTGCCGCCCCGGCTCCTGCTGGCGGCCCTGCTCAATTTGGCGGCGCTCCTGCTCGAGGCGGGCCAGCCAGCACCTGCGGCCCAGCTCTGCAGGCAGGCCACCCAGGCCGCGCCGGAGGTGGCCCTGGGCTGGTACAACCTCGGGATCGCCGAGCGCCAGCGGGGTGATGTGGCAGGGGCTATCGCCGCCTATGGCCAGGTTTTGAAGCTGGATCCAAACCATGCTTCCGCCCAGCAAAACCTGGGGGTGGCCCTCTTGCTCAGGGGCGACATCGAAGGGGCCCGCTTGGGGCTGCGCCGGGCGATCCAGCTGCTGGTGGAGCAAAACCGCCACGATGAGGCCGCCGCCCTTCAACAACAGGCCGGGGCCATGGTCAATCTCAATGCCCCTGGGGTGCCATGA
- a CDS encoding uroporphyrinogen-III synthase, which produces MSPLPLAGRRVAVTRAETQLGEARRLFEAAGAQVLDLPALVVGPPDEWGPLDDALAELDSFHWLIFSSGNGVSAVEQRLKRLGSCLAHRPRSLKIAAVGRKTAIQLEELGAGADFIPPAFVADSLLEHFPVSGWGLRLLLPRVQSGGRTLLAEAFAEAGARVVEVAAYETRCPKGLPSAALAALEQKGLDAITFSSGKTVRHTCEMLEAAYGPSWRQQLEGVAVVSIGPQTSRCCLDLLGRVDGEADPHDLEGLVAACARAL; this is translated from the coding sequence ATGAGCCCTCTGCCCCTAGCTGGCCGCAGGGTGGCCGTAACCAGGGCCGAAACCCAGCTCGGGGAAGCGCGCCGTTTGTTCGAGGCAGCCGGCGCCCAGGTGCTGGATCTGCCGGCCCTGGTGGTGGGGCCACCGGATGAATGGGGCCCCCTCGATGACGCCCTCGCCGAGCTCGACAGCTTCCACTGGCTGATCTTCTCCAGCGGCAATGGCGTCAGCGCCGTGGAGCAGCGCCTCAAACGGCTGGGCAGCTGCCTGGCCCACCGCCCCAGGAGCCTGAAGATCGCAGCGGTGGGCCGCAAAACGGCAATCCAACTGGAGGAGCTGGGCGCCGGGGCCGATTTCATCCCACCGGCCTTTGTGGCCGACAGCCTGCTGGAGCACTTTCCGGTTTCGGGCTGGGGGTTGAGGTTGCTGCTGCCCCGGGTGCAAAGCGGCGGCCGCACCCTGCTGGCCGAAGCATTTGCGGAAGCCGGCGCCCGGGTAGTGGAGGTGGCGGCCTACGAAACCCGCTGCCCCAAGGGCCTTCCCAGCGCGGCATTGGCGGCCCTGGAGCAAAAGGGGCTGGATGCAATCACCTTCAGCAGTGGCAAAACCGTGCGCCACACCTGCGAAATGCTGGAGGCGGCCTATGGCCCCAGCTGGCGGCAACAGCTCGAGGGGGTGGCGGTGGTCTCGATCGGCCCCCAAACCAGCCGCTGTTGCCTGGATTTACTGGGCCGGGTGGATGGGGAGGCCGACCCCCACGATCTAGAGGGCCTGGTGGCGGCCTGCGCTAGGGCCCTCTAG
- a CDS encoding GNAT family N-acetyltransferase: MVEFPEATWDCLAAGIPFFSWRWLHQLEASGSIVPRQGWQSCHLGLWRGEQLIAAAPLYLKGHSYGEFVFDQSFAQLAGQLGLRYYPKLVGMSPLSPVQGYRFLMDPSEDPAEITALMLQQVEAFCRQQRLLSCNFLYVDPAWQPLVEACGWAPWVNQQSQWVNPGFEDFNGYLASFNANQRRNIKRERQAVAAAGLQVSPVVGEEITPALMERMHYFYGQHCSRWGAWGSKYLTEEFFTSSTADLRANLVLFSAHLGDPQEPVAMSLCVHTPDQLWGRYWGSEMEIDCLHFEVCYYAPIAWAISRGIRQFDPGAGGSHKRRRGFVAEPRTSLHAWFEPQFDAILRRWLPGANIEMGLEIEAVNGELPFTASYDPPHA, from the coding sequence ATGGTCGAGTTTCCCGAGGCCACCTGGGATTGTTTGGCTGCGGGAATACCGTTTTTTAGTTGGCGCTGGCTGCACCAACTGGAGGCCAGTGGCAGCATCGTGCCGCGCCAGGGTTGGCAGAGCTGCCATCTGGGGCTTTGGCGCGGCGAACAGCTGATTGCGGCAGCACCGCTCTATCTCAAGGGCCACAGCTACGGCGAATTTGTCTTCGACCAGAGCTTTGCCCAACTCGCCGGCCAGCTGGGCCTGCGCTACTACCCGAAGTTGGTGGGGATGAGCCCGCTCAGCCCCGTCCAGGGCTATCGCTTCCTGATGGACCCCTCCGAGGACCCGGCCGAAATCACGGCCCTGATGCTCCAGCAGGTGGAGGCCTTTTGCCGGCAGCAGAGGCTCTTGAGTTGCAATTTTCTCTACGTGGATCCGGCCTGGCAGCCCCTGGTGGAGGCCTGCGGCTGGGCCCCCTGGGTGAACCAGCAAAGCCAGTGGGTCAATCCCGGTTTTGAAGATTTCAACGGCTATCTGGCCAGTTTCAATGCCAACCAGCGCCGCAACATCAAGCGGGAACGCCAGGCCGTGGCCGCGGCGGGCCTGCAGGTCAGCCCGGTGGTGGGCGAAGAAATCACCCCGGCGCTAATGGAGCGCATGCATTACTTCTACGGCCAGCACTGCAGCCGTTGGGGTGCCTGGGGCAGCAAGTACCTGACTGAAGAGTTTTTTACCTCCTCCACAGCGGATCTAAGGGCCAACTTGGTGCTGTTCAGTGCCCACCTTGGCGATCCCCAGGAACCCGTGGCGATGTCGCTTTGCGTCCACACCCCCGACCAGCTTTGGGGCCGCTATTGGGGCAGTGAGATGGAAATCGATTGCCTGCACTTTGAGGTTTGTTACTACGCCCCGATCGCCTGGGCGATTTCCCGCGGCATTCGCCAGTTCGATCCAGGGGCTGGCGGTAGCCACAAGAGGCGCCGCGGCTTTGTGGCTGAGCCGCGCACCAGCCTGCATGCCTGGTTTGAACCGCAATTCGATGCAATCCTGCGTCGCTGGCTGCCGGGAGCCAACATCGAAATGGGCCTGGAAATCGAAGCTGTAAACGGGGAACTGCCCTTCACCGCTTCCTACGATCCACCCCATGCCTGA
- a CDS encoding DUF4346 domain-containing protein — translation MPEARSSRQARQELDAKLSQRFIALDPEGYFLIKLDQLAHGLVAEHYGNAIDSQGLATDPETGEVIACKGEGPRQALATYRGRTAKELGMALSEGSSPLPLSRLDHALYLGRELQKAEYCLDHGLEYVQD, via the coding sequence ATGCCTGAAGCACGCTCCAGCCGCCAAGCCCGTCAAGAGCTCGACGCCAAGCTCTCCCAGCGCTTTATCGCCCTGGATCCAGAGGGCTATTTCCTGATCAAGCTGGACCAGCTGGCCCATGGGCTGGTGGCTGAGCACTACGGCAATGCAATAGATAGCCAGGGCCTCGCCACCGACCCAGAAACCGGCGAGGTGATCGCCTGCAAGGGGGAAGGACCCCGCCAGGCCCTAGCCACATACCGGGGCCGCACCGCTAAGGAGCTGGGCATGGCCCTCAGTGAAGGCAGCAGCCCCCTGCCCCTCTCGCGCCTAGACCATGCCCTCTATTTAGGTAGGGAATTGCAAAAAGCTGAATATTGCCTAGATCACGGCCTCGAATATGTCCAAGACTAA